The genomic region TATTTTCAAATTAGAAAAATAGATATCACCGTGTAACTTGAATAGATTAGTTTTTGATTTCGAAATTTTTGAAACTGCCTTGTTGTCAAAAATAGGTTCAAAATCGGCATAATCCAATTTATTTTCTAAAAGCCTATCATAATTCGTAGTAATAATATCGCAAGGGAGAGGAGTTAAATTTGCTAGTAATTCATAGGAAGTAGGGTCACAACTTTTTATTTTGCTCTCAATTTCGTCTTTGATCAACGTCTCGAGCTGTGGTCTACTATATTCATTAATATATTTTTCTGCAAATTGTTGCAAATTATATTCGTTTGTATGATCAGATACCTTTAATTTTGAAGCTATAATCTTCGCTAAGTCCCTTCCACTTGGAAGATTTGCTTCTTTTGACATTCCTGCCCCTATAAAAAAGACACATTCTTTTTTACCTAAGGCATCACCTAATTGAGGAGGAACTTCAATATCCATATAAAGTTATTTATGCTATTTAAGATATTAAATTATTTGGTTATGCCAAAAATAACATTGAATTGGTAATATAACCAATAATTAATCACTAATTGACTCATCTTATTTTTACCTCCAATATCCAATACCACAAAGGCATATACCTAACCTTCTTCCCCTCTATCTCATCCTCGCCAAACTTATCGGAAGTGATTATTAATCCTTCATTCGTTATGAAATTCTTCATGCCGGCGAGCAGACCGTTTATCTCACGTTCTTTTGTTTCGGGGTCTGAAAGATAGTAGCAGACCTGTATCAATTGAGTTGGTTCAGGACAAAATGAAGTTAATATAGACATCGAATATACTCGATAAGATCGCCAAATTTATCCAGTATAGTCGATAAAACAACGCCAATTTCACAAAACCTTACTTCTCCAATGAATCCATAAGTGCATAGTAATACTGTGCCTCATGAGTAGTATACAGATTGTACCAAGCTTGCAGAGTTTCAACAGAAAGTACATCGAGCGCTCTTAAGACCTCACGTGTAAACTCCAGTGGAGCAACACCGGTAGCGGTAATTACATTATCGCCAATAACAGAAGGTTCATTACGATAAAACTTTTCACCAGTGTAATTCGGACAAACTGCCTTTAAAAACTCGAGGTCATTGCTTGTATGTGCTCTGCTATCAAGAATTCCTGCATTTGCAAGTCCCATTGTTGCACCACAAATAGCAGCAACCAGAACACCTGCATCCAGAAACTCTTTTACTTTACTTATGATAGGATCATGAATTGGTTCAAGCCACGTATCCCCACCGGGAAGGATCAATACACCTGCATCATCGATTGCTAATTCTTCAAGACTTATGTCAGGAACTATTCTTATTCCTCCCATTGTTACAACAGGTTCTTTTGTAATACCAACAGTTTTTACGGTGTACTTTTCTGCATCCTTTTTAAATGCACGAGCCGTATTCAGTTCAGCGATCAAAAAACCTGGCTCCCAGTCAGCCATTGTGTCAAGTAAGTACAGGTAAGCAATTTTAACCATAGAATATCTTTTGAGAATCAAAATATGAAAATACATTGCTCGGAATTGGTTATTTTACCCAGTTTCCGACTTATCCATGAACAACTGTAACCGTATTACTAAGAGTTGCAAGCAGGCCGATACCGGCGACAGAATATCTCGTTATGTTCCAGTAATACCTGTCAGCATTGTTGTAAACATGGTACATGACAAACAAAAAACCGATTTTTAACGGGATAAGAGAAGCAAAACCATATGACTGGAAAATATTAGACAATATAGGATTGCCTTCATAGAAATTTCCTGTCTGTAATGCATATAAGGTAGTTAGAGTATCACCTATAAAATAGAGAAGCAACACAGACCACATGTCTTTCACAAAAGACATAATAAGCCAGCCATTGGATCAATAAAAAGACTAATATCTTTCAAATCTGCTTTACAAAAGCAAAGCTCATTAGCATTATTGTCTGCGTTTTCCATGTATACCACCATAGATTGCGTTTGGTAATTTCATAACTATATTATCTAAAGTCAGGTATAAATCTTCCGACATAATTTTATACTGTTTTTGAAAATAAAAACCATAGTATTTTTCAGTTTTAATATCAGAAGAAGCATAACAATTTAACAATAAAATAACATTAATTTCAAAATAGAAATATAGATAAAATGGAAAAGTCAGATGTCAGATCAACTATTTTTCTAAAGCAACTCGATTATTATCTGGCTTCGATCTGACATTATATGCTACATCTCTGTAGGTTTATTCTGCATTGACAACCAGAGTTCCGGCGATTATGTCATGCAAACCCTGTTGTTGTTTAGTGAAAGCTATCATTATGTAA from Methanolobus tindarius DSM 2278 harbors:
- a CDS encoding ATP-binding protein, which codes for MSILTSFCPEPTQLIQVCYYLSDPETKEREINGLLAGMKNFITNEGLIITSDKFGEDEIEGKKVRYMPLWYWILEVKIR
- a CDS encoding DUF5658 family protein — translated: MSFVKDMWSVLLLYFIGDTLTTLYALQTGNFYEGNPILSNIFQSYGFASLIPLKIGFLFVMYHVYNNADRYYWNITRYSVAGIGLLATLSNTVTVVHG
- a CDS encoding type 1 glutamine amidotransferase family protein, giving the protein MVKIAYLYLLDTMADWEPGFLIAELNTARAFKKDAEKYTVKTVGITKEPVVTMGGIRIVPDISLEELAIDDAGVLILPGGDTWLEPIHDPIISKVKEFLDAGVLVAAICGATMGLANAGILDSRAHTSNDLEFLKAVCPNYTGEKFYRNEPSVIGDNVITATGVAPLEFTREVLRALDVLSVETLQAWYNLYTTHEAQYYYALMDSLEK